One Gossypium hirsutum isolate 1008001.06 chromosome A08, Gossypium_hirsutum_v2.1, whole genome shotgun sequence genomic window, TCATTTTACCATCATAGATATTTGTGAGATCTAATGAATCAAGAGAAATTCATTACATAAATTACTACCATTTGGTGAGACTTGATGCTTAGAATTGGAGCTCAACAATCCATATCTTCACAGCATCATAACTAGTTAGCATCACTCAAGACATGCATTTGGTAAGGAAACATTTTTTTCATCCAATAAAATTTGCCGATACACAAAAATCAAAAAGCAAGTTTGTCTACATTAATGCAAAAAGGAATAAATCCTGGATAACTTGTCACAATCTTTGAAGCAAAATATCTAAATCATTAAAAGCACACTAAATTTGTCAACAAAAGCTGCTTTTTCAGCCTCCACGAGCTTCTCTTCTAGTGGCATCATGAAGCAATTCAATGTCGACTCCGTCTGGAGGTAGTTGAACATATCTCACAACAGAGCCTCTGATGAAACAGTTCCTTACCGAAAGCTGTAACCAGACAAAAAGACTTATCAATTCAGCTGGACAATATTGAGACGGGGAAAACAGAGATGGCTTTGTCTAGACTAAGGCCAACATACCAGAAAACCTAACCAAGACACATTTTATGGGTACAGGGTAATAGGATATCACAAGTATCAGGTGATACTTTCAGGATAAGTTCAACTACAAGTAAAGATATTTCATGGCTTGGCACTGGAAGGATGAGGTCGAACTTTAGACCTGTTCATGGGCCGAGCTACCCATCCAAGCCCAAAAGCCTACCCAAAATTTAGGACGATTTGAGCAAAAATATTAGGcccaaaaatgggcttgggcaaaaaagtTAAGCCTATTTAAAATATGGGCCAGGCTtgagcttgaacattcaaggcccaAGCCCGGCCTGACCCAAcccatattttatattatgttacttttatatattatgtaatttagaatacattaaaaaaataaacctatactaaatatataatactactccaatgtaaacattaaaataatattaaagatgaatataaaaacttttaataaataaaaaatatataaaattattaaatattaaaataaaaatattttaaaaaataaaaaataatatgggcgagCATAAAATGGGCTTAGGTTAACCTTTTGCAAATATGGGCaggtttgggcaaaattttaagcccaaaTTTCGGGTCAAGCCAAGTTTGGACAagcataaagtatgttaatatcatgcttaaaccTAACTCGAATCAGACTtgacccggcccatgagcacctctaggtcgatgtaaaagaaaaatggatgaaaatcAACAACAGGAAACCAATAGCGGATCAGGAGAAGAGAGAAGGAACCAACTTTATGTTAAGAAATACTATTCAGTAGCAATAAAGTATCTCAAAGCTATAGCAGTCTCTGAATCAAAaagttcacatatatatatgtataagaaaACTGGGATTTGCATGCATATCACTTGAATTCCATGCAATCAATACTCAACATGAAATGACTTGACATAGTCATAAGGCAAAAGAAAAACATGAAATTCAAAAAGAGGCAAAACCTAAAACAGAAAATGATTTGCAGATTGACATCAAATTTGATACAGTCCAACATCACTGCATTTGTGGCACACTTTAATGAGGTGAAAGTGGATGGATGGCCGGGAAGAGCATCAACCCATCCTATATATCACCAAACAAGTTGAATTGCCttatcttttttctcttttcccagAGATTAGCAAGTTAGATTGCATTGCTACTCTTATTTTAAGCAGCTTAAAGCTGTATTGCGAATTTAGAATACACTATCCTGCCTAAATCTTCTTGACAACATCAATTATTATACCGGTTTTACACTGAGATATCCAATGCCAAACGTTAACATGAAATTCTTTCAGGTGGAGCGTAATACAGTCATCCAGCATCAATAATCCTACTTGGCAAATGCAAGACCATGTATCACCATGCTAACATTGACAAGGCATATTCTGTGCTACGAAACACAATATTTCCGAATCCAATTTTCCAACTGTTGCTCTATATAACCATTGGAGCAAAATAGGAATTATATCTTGAAACTTACTGTGAGATTACATTTAACCCAAGGTTTCACATTTGTCTTTACCCTTTTTGGCTTTATTTCGAACACCTTCAACAGGCTACAATGGAAAAGCTAATGAGCAAAGCCTCTATCAAATGTCCTAACAGATTGATAAGTGACTCCCATCTTGGGACACACCCTACCTTAGCTAGCTAATCCCAGAACGACGAATTCAACTTGATATTCTAGAATTAAAGGGTTTTGTTCTTCTCGATAAACAAGATCATCTAAACGTTGAATTTCAAAAATTCCCATTACAGTAAACTACTTGAAATTTTCATCTACAGATAAACCCTAGAAGTAAACTTTCACTGACAACAGGGCAAAGAAATACCGTTTATGCAAAGCAgaatagaaaaaaagaacaaCAGCTGATAACAGAAGAACAGAAATCTTTTTTAGGCTCATCGTTTCTATACTATTGGAGGATTAAAACAACGTGAACTACTAACTAGTTAACAGAGAATTCATGAAGCAGCTACATTGGAACGAATTAAGTGGTAGACATTCAGTATAAAATCAGAtacaaaacaaaattcaaataaacaatCAGAAAGGAAAGGCAGGGCATACAAGAAACCGAATAAACCCTGAATTCAGCTTCAATCATGCCCCCTGTTTGCCATCTCCCCCACCCcccaaacaaaaaagaagaagaagaagaagaagaagaaggcagATTGGGGCGAAAGGAAAGTAGGAACGTAGAATACCCAAATCATTTCTTCCAAGTAAcgactaaaatgaaaagaaaggaaaaagaaacccTAACTTTTGTTAGACAAGCTAAGTAATTCGTTCATAAACACccatgaaaaaaagaaaaggaaaggaaagggggaATACCATGTGAGGATACTTGTCTTGATCGACAACCCTAGTATTCTCGAGCTTGATATTGAGGTATTGATCAACGGAGTGAAGGGTTCCTCTAATAGCCAAATCGTTCTTCAGCTCCACCGTCACTTCTCTTCCCATCAAGTCTTTGAAATACGAAAAGAACAACTGCACCaatcataataaaaaaagaaaaaaaaatcaaaaggacGCCCATTGGAGAATGAATAGAAGAACATAGTTACGAACTCAATTGAATGAGAACAAACATATGTCATATGAAGGTTTGGGAGTCCCCAAAAAGAAGAATACCATGATTTTGATTCCTCTGCGTAGAAGGAGAGGGACGGGTTTCTGGGTTTTGCTTAGATgcgatgaaaaagaaaatttgatggaGCGGAGAGCCGACGATTCGATTACTTATTTTAGTAGCAATTGAGTTTCGTTGGTTAGCCAGTAATGGCCGCTTCCTCGAGCTCTCATTTTGGGCCTTGAAGCACTGCATCAGCTATCCATAAAGCATGGACTGTGGCCTTATAATTTTACACTTGGGTTCCAAACTCAGGTCAAATCCTCATCTAAATATATTGCTAGCTGGTCAAGAAAAAAAACACCTTTCTTATATTGTATAAAAGAAACAATTTTGTCATTGTAGCTCGTTTCCTTTAATTAAACAAGTAAAGTTCTAGACTTAGCTTACAATTTAGCTGTTGTACTTTCTTTGGGTTAATCTCCCCTTCTCCCATCATTTCTCCCTAACTTAAATCTCTCTGTTCCTTTGTGAGTAAATCCTGTAAGAGCCAACTTTAAGGCTGAAATGTACTTCTTGCATGAAAAGTTTGATAAAAacaaggattttttttttaaaaaattactaaataaaattaatataaccaTATATAATGACCCTCTTAAGCATTTTACCAAATTCTTCTCCAAACATTTGGACCAAGTTCATAGGGGTAAGCATCTAATTGAATCAAGTCGAgttgagtaaaaaaattttgaatttataaatcctattttatcatcctaatttgatttgaaatttttttaaattgaatctaGTAAAATAAgatttgaatcaaataaaattgtttgagttaaattaaaaaaattaaaccgaccatattaaaattttgttgacCATATGACTAAATTCCAAGTTAAAGAACATAAATATAATGTgtatttcaaaattcttttaaaacaaaaataagagaaaaaaacaagataattaatataataaacttgatttgataatttacttgtttaatGCCTGAAATTTgttgttttcatattttaaatatatatataatttagtattttttatattttaaaagatttttagtaatacttatttataaaaattttggaaagaaatattttgcaaacatttttggattttttaatattattttgaatttttagcatttttttagagggatcaatttgcatatttttaaaattgtcaTGGACTCTGAgggtatttttattaatttgttatttaagttatttgaattatCGAGTTGTGAAATTTAATTCGActttacttattcgagttgatttgatttgattcacttaaaattcgaaaaaaatcaaattctaattatgaaatattattatgAGGAGGATTAAAACTGAACTGACCTCGAAGCCTTCAATGGActaaatatgataataaaaacATGGAAGGAAGAGAGAAGCAGGAAAggtgttttgttttgtttcacaGAGATAATATATGTCCAAATCCTTTGTTCACGGATTAACTTCCGGCATATAAGACATCCTCCTCATAGTATATTAGCCATGAAGTGTTTTAATAAACAACTGTTGTCGGAGTTGAAACTTGAGGATAAAAAAAATTGACCCttcatttaattttcactttaatTCAACTACAAGAAATCTACATCCTACCAACCATTTTATCATCACGTGTCCTGCCAGTATAAGGAAATCAAGACAATTGTTTGCTTTTGCCAAAGATTTTGTCACAGCTCCCCCCATTTCCATGGCTCTTCTGTATATTCTTCATTCCCTTTTAAAACTAGCTTTCCTTTGTTCCTTTTGGCCTACTGTTAGCCCCTTGAGTTTGAATTATCCGGCAGTGTTCAACTTCGGTGACTCGAATTCCGACACGGGTGGATTAGTTGCCGGAAAAGCTTTTCCCATGACACAATTTAATGGGGAAACTTACTTCCATGAACCCTCTGGCAGATTCTGTGATGGTCGCTTGATCATTGATTTTCTAAGTACCTCCATTTCCTTCCATTGCATTCATATGATCCACATTAAGtttctgattttattttttatttttttggcagTGGAGGCAATGGAGTTTCCTTACATGAACCCATATTTGGAATCTGTTGGCTCTCCTAATTTTCAAACAGGGTGCAATTTTGCTACAGGAGGATCTACCATTCTTCCTGCAAATGCGGCTTCAACAAACCCTTTTTCCTTTAATCTTCAGTTATCTCAATTCTTCAGGTTCAAGAATCGAGCTCTTACATTGCTTTCTAAAGGTATCTCTGTTCATATCAGTGGACAAGCTTCTATGTTTTTTTGGGACAAGTTGAAAATGgttcttgtttttttttccagacaagcaGCTTCAGAGTTATCTCCCCGCGGAAGATGATTTCAACAAGGCCCTTTACATGTTTGATATCGGCCAGAACGATCTCGACGGCGTATTCTATTTTTCGGCATCGGATGAACAAGTTGTTGCTTTCATTTCAAAGCTTATAACAGAACTCAACTATGGAATGAAGGTTCTGTTCTCTCTAGCCCTGTCTTAAACCAACACTGAAAGTATTATACGAGTTATAGTTCAGATGAATAACTATGATGCTttgtatttttcctttttcagagATTATATGATGCAGGTGCAAGGAATTTCTGGGTTCATAACACAGGTCCCCTCGGATGCTTGCCGAGAATCATCGCTACGTTCGGGAGAAAACCGTCAAACTTGGACGAATACGGCTGCGTTGCTTCACACAACCGAGCAGCTACCGTTTTCAACAAGAAACTCCACGATATGTGCCTACAGTTCTTAGCACAATCGCCTGAAGCTAACATCACTTATGTCGACATTTACTCGATAAAGCTGAACCTCATCTCAAACTATTCTCTATACGGTAAGCAAGccattaatcattttttttttctttcaatgttTTACTCCAATCGACTCGGATTTGCTTTCAGGATTCCAGCAACCATTAGCAGTATGTTGTGGTTACGGTGGGCCGCCATTGAATTTCGACACTAGGATTGCTTGTGGTGTTACCAAGGATCTGAATGGGGGCATTGTGACAGCAAATCCATGTAATAATACAGCTGAGTATATAAACTGGGATGGGACTCATTACACTGAAGCTGCAAATAGATTTGTTGCAGATGAAATACTAACCGGAAACTACTCTGATTCACCTCATTTGAGGAATTCACCATTGCTTACCTGACCAAATCAAATGCTGTTTGTATTCGATTTGTACTTTTTTATTGATTATGATCACAGTTTTCATATGACAATGGGAAGAATATAGATGAAATAATGGGCAAAATATGTTTAAAGAAAGACAATTTGTTCTGCAGAAAACCAAAAGGGTTCTTGGAAAGTGTTATAGTTTCATCGGTACTGAATATGTATATAATGAAAATTGGACCCATCAATTTTGATCTAAACCAAAAAATTCGATTTTATCAAGggataaatatcaattttatacataaaattttaatttttgatttaattataagtatttaaagaaataaatacatacattaatttaatcaaaatttcaatataaaatcaaaattcaggTATAAGGTTATACATTATATCaacatttatgtataattttaatatttattcctcaAAAGGTAACCAACAATTCAAACCTTTCATTTGGAGCCTAAATGGACttgaatctaaattaaattaatctgAAACTAACTCAAAATCAAATGACCCAAAATCGAAATGATTCGAACAATTAACCTAAACATGACTTCAAACTAAAGTGACCGAAACCTAAAATTAttcgaatatgtaatgatttgaTCCAAAAAGACTTGTCAATTATAGTTTgatcaatattgaattaaaatagaaattagaCCTATCAATTTTAATCCAAACCCAAACATCTGACTTGATCAATATAAACTTACACTGATCAACTAGATTTGATCATTAAAAGTCAACAACATCAACCCATTCAACTTAAACCCAAATTTACCCAAACCCCAAAACTACTCCATtctaaatttaatcttaatttgaAACTACTTTTAACCCAAAATTAACACTAAACCAAAATAATCTAAAAACTTTTAAACCTCGAATTAAACCAATCCAAATTCATCGTACAATTGACAAGTCTAACAAAAATTAGTTGATCCCAAAGTTGTTGCTGAAAACATCCCTTCATCAACTGGAAAGGTGCTTGAAACCTGGTTATGCTGAATGGGGGATAAGTGTGCCACTGCCATTAAAGAGTctttaaaataacaattaaagCCAAACAAATAGGAGAAAAATGCAGTTTAAGCACATAGGTTGCCTAGGCAAAGGATCATTAAAGATCATATGTCCCCTCAAACACCATTGCATTCACCCAAGAACATATCATTTTCAGAGTTGCTAGCAACccaaaatcataaattttggAAATGCGGTGATGGGTAGAACAAACAATTGACCTCTGCAATAATTAGCTTGAATGTCCATTTTGCAGAGAATAAGTTAGCATCTCAAAAAATGACAAAAGAACACCATGCATGGTACTGCTCCCAGTTTTGCTCGACGGTGATTAAAAACGAAATGTCACCAACATgcaatctttttttctttcattttataaATATGAAAACCATTGATCGATATGGCAATTCTTtctcatattaaattaaatgaaaggtGAAAATAGGGAGAAATTAaggagctttttttttttttctgttaatgCAATTTGAGGATCTTTATTTTACTTTCTCCTCTCTTTAATTGGCATGCATGATAAGGGTAGGTAAGCCATCGGTTTtggattgaaatatatattactttttttGCTCAGCTGACAAAGCCTTCCGCACTAAATTTGCTTTGCAGTTTCATACTTAAGCTAATACTAGAGATTTGATGGAgaaattttattatatcattctaaatttagtcaaaaaaatctttcaaattctgatttttcaaaatcttgtttcatttaatgtgcataatttcactataaaattttaaaaaaaaatccacacTTTCAACAACCCACCTGTTAGTATCTGAGctttgttaaataaaaaataaaaaaataaaaaaataaaacattggCGGTAACTAGTTTGTAGTTTTCCTTTTGTTTTCAATAAGGTGACTGAGCTTTTATCTCTACCCAAAAagaagtccaaaattcaaaatatctattttatttaattttaacatttttatttttgatagtccTTAATTATATGATTAGAGGTTTGATTTTCACTCATGAAAatataacacatttcatggatatAGAGAGCACTTGTGGTGGGCAAATTAGTCATTGTTGTTCGCGATAGATACTTTGATGACAACAAAAAATTCAATAGCCTAATTTTTTCTAAACTATTATATATCTAAACTAAATATCCACTAATATTAGCatttttaaatgatgaatttttaagATACTAGCATTTTAAAtatctctaaaattttaaaatttttcatccaAACATACTCAAAGACCTTAACGAGATAATTCATCTAATTAAGGTATACATGTAATTAAGGGATGTTATACTCAAACTAAATAGACTCatattgtaacatcccttacccgtgtttaacgccggaacagggtatgaggcattatcggGCTTAATCAATCACAAGCATGCAAAAACTGGGTtacaaaattttgttcaaatcaaaacttttcatacacatgcataatgtcccatacacgggcctacgaagccctaaacatgtatattgaaagtagttagggactaaatcgagaacctttgaaagttttgggaaagcttagaaaattttcccatgaaataaggtcacacacccgtgtcctcaggccgtataactctctgtttatgacgtcaggaTGCAatcgaaccacacggccaggtcacacgcccatgtctccagaccgtgtccctcacacagttgagacacacgaccgtgtctcggCCCTTGTAGTCAACACTTAGggtattttccaagccttcatgttacccat contains:
- the LOC121204966 gene encoding sm-like protein LSM2 encodes the protein MLFFSYFKDLMGREVTVELKNDLAIRGTLHSVDQYLNIKLENTRVVDQDKYPHMLSVRNCFIRGSVVRYVQLPPDGVDIELLHDATRREARGG
- the LOC121204967 gene encoding GDSL esterase/lipase At1g54790, translated to MALLYILHSLLKLAFLCSFWPTVSPLSLNYPAVFNFGDSNSDTGGLVAGKAFPMTQFNGETYFHEPSGRFCDGRLIIDFLMEAMEFPYMNPYLESVGSPNFQTGCNFATGGSTILPANAASTNPFSFNLQLSQFFRFKNRALTLLSKDKQLQSYLPAEDDFNKALYMFDIGQNDLDGVFYFSASDEQVVAFISKLITELNYGMKRLYDAGARNFWVHNTGPLGCLPRIIATFGRKPSNLDEYGCVASHNRAATVFNKKLHDMCLQFLAQSPEANITYVDIYSIKLNLISNYSLYGFQQPLAVCCGYGGPPLNFDTRIACGVTKDLNGGIVTANPCNNTAEYINWDGTHYTEAANRFVADEILTGNYSDSPHLRNSPLLT